AGCAGGCGCCAGGATGCGTTTTACCAGGCTGGTTTTACCCGAGCCTGATACGCCTGTTACAACTGTAAGTACGCCCAAAGGAAATTTAGCTGTAACATGCTGCAGGTTGTTCTCTCTGGCACCTTTTATCTCAATATAATCATTCCATTTACGACGATGTGCTGGAATAGCGATCTCTTCCTTTCCACTCAGGTAACGACCTGTTAAGCTATTGTCGTCTTTAATAATTTCGTTGTATGTGCCAGTGAAGATCAGTTCGCCGCCGTGAGTTCCGGCTTCCGGGCCAATATCAATAATATGATCGGCCGCTTTCATGATTTCCTCCTCGTGCTCCACCACCAATACGGTATTGCCAACATCGCGCAGTGATTTAAGCACACTGATGAGGCGTTGGGTATCACGTGGGTGTAGCCCGATGCTGGGCTCATCTAATACATATACAGAACCTACCAGGCTGCTTCCCAATGATGTAGCCAGGTTAATACGCTGCGATTCACCACCGGATAAGGTATTTGACAAGCGGTTAAGCGTTAGATAGCTCAATCCCACATCATTTAAAAAAGACAAGCGATTGGTAATTTCCATCAATAGGCGTTTACCTACTTTGGCATCAGTTTCATTTAATTGTAGCCCCTTAAAAAATTCAAGAGCTTTATCCAACGGCATCAATACCACATCGGTAATAGAACGCTCACTGATTTTCACATAGGATGCATCACGGCGCAAACGGCTCCCTTTACACTCGGGACAGGTAGTTTTACCGCGATAGCGCGACAACATAACCCGGTACTGAATTTTATAGGTCTGTGCTTCCATTTCCTGGAAAAACTCATCCAGTCCGCGGAAATATTTATTGCCTGTCCATAACAGGCGTTGTTGTTTTTCGGTTAGCTGATTGTACTGACGGTGTATCGGGAAATCAAACTGTAAAGCATGTTTGATCAACGTATCATTCCACTCGCGCATTTTTTCGCCGCGCCATGGGGCAATAGCGCCCTCGTAAATACTTTTGCTTTTATCCGGAATCACCAGGTCTTCATCAATACCAATCACTTTGCCATAACCTTCGCATTTTTTGCAGGCGCCGTAAGGATTGTTAAAACTGAAAAAATTAGGAGAAGGCTCTTCGAATTTAATACCATCAAGTTCAAACCTGTCGCAGAAAAAACGTTCCTGCTCACCATCTGCATCGGGCTCCTGGTAACGCACGTAGCAATCGCCCTTACCTTCAAAAAAGGCGGTTTGTACCGAATCGCCCAGGCGGCTTACGGTTTCATCTTCCTCATTTTTGGAGATCCTGTCAATCACTATCCGCACACCCGGGTAATGTGTAGGTGTTTCCTCTTCGATAGTTACCGGTTCGTTGCTTTCGGCTTTAAGCTTTTTGCCTTTAGCTTTTTTATCCCCATGAACCTCAGCCACCAATGAGGTATTGTCAATGGATTCATCCTCCAGCAAAGCTTCAATTTTTGACAGCTTGTTCAGATACTCTACCCGTACAAAACCTTTTTGCATTAAAACAGCCAGCTCTTCTTTTAGGCTGCGGTTATTATGCGGATATAAGGGCGCTAAAATAGTTACCTGGCTTTCGTTGGGCAGCGATAGAATAAAGTTTACCACATCGGTAACGGAATCTTTCTTCACGATTTGGCCCGATACCGGGGAGATGGTCTTGCCAATGCGCGAGAAAAGCAATTTTAAATAATCATATATTTCGGTGGAAGTACCTACCGTTGAACGCGGATTGGAAGTAATTACTTTTTGCTCAATAGCAATAGCGGGTGCAATACCTTTAATGTAATCAACATCGGGCTTGTTCATGCGCCCTAAAAACTGGCGTGCGTAGGAAGAAAGGCTTTCTACGTAACGGCGCTGACCTTCGGCATACAAAGTATCAAAAGCAAGCGACGATTTGCCAGAACCTGACATTCCCGTAACTACAACCAGCTTGTTTTTGGGGATGGCCACATCCATATTTTTAAGGTTGTGTACCCGTGCCCCTTTAATAATGATATGTTTCTGCGGATCTTTTTCTGCTTCTTTAGTCATAATAGTTGATAGTCGATGGCCCATAGACCATAGTAATTTGAGACGCAACTATGGTCTATGGACTATTGACCATGGTTTTTTTCCGGAATGCAAAAATCCTAAAATATTTAGCAGAATCCAAATCGGTTTTACTTTGATTTGGGATTTACCCTGAATAAATTTATGAGTTTACAGTTTGCTGACTTTTAAATATTTAATCGCATAGAAAAGAGGTGCCTGCAAATTTTTTGAAGCGGTGATTAAACCATTGCAGATTACCTATGTCAAATCCCCGGATAGGTATCAGAATTATGAATGGCAAAGCCCTCCATAAGCCCAATGAACCTGATTAACAGAAGTAAGTAAAAAAATATAATTTGTTTTTTAGCTGGGAATTTGTTTTATTTGAAGTAACAATTTCTTAACCCCTAAGGAGCACGCTATAGAATATACTTTACTTTAAAGGTTTTTAACTAAAAATTAAGTTTAAGTAGTACTTTCTATGGATTTTCAATTGAAAAGTGATCAGGATCTAATCCATCTATACATTGCCGGTGACGAAGCTGGACTAGTGGAATTGATCAGACGATATCAGACCAAAATATATACCTCTATTTACCTGCTTGTAAAAGACGAGTATCTGGCCGAGGATATTTTTCAGGATACCTTTATAAAAGTTATCAATACACTGAAAGCTGGAAAGTATAACGAAGAGGGTAAGTTTTTACCCTGGGTAACCCGAATTGCCCATAACTTGGTTATTGACCACTTCCGTCGTGAAAAACGCGCGCCTATGATTAGCAATGGCGACGATTTTGATATTTTTGAAGTATTGGGTAATTATGATGAAAGCACCGAAGACCGTATGGTACGTGAGCAAACCCATAAAGATCTTAAAACCCTGATACAATTGTTACCTTCTGAGCAAAAAGAAGTATTGATCATGCGCCATTTTGGCGATATGAGCTTTAAAGAAATTGCTGATATTACCGAAGTTAGCATCAACACGGCATTGGGCCGGATGCGATATGCACTCAATAACCTCCGCAAAATGATGCAGAGTAAAGAGTTGAGTTTAAAAAATTAATCAAAAAACGTTGGGTTATTGACTGGGCAATTGGCTGGTTACACAGCAAAGCTTATCAATAACCCAATTTTTTTATGATCAGTAACTTAACTTATTCACTTTAGGTGATAAAAATTAACCCACAAAAAAAATTTCATTTAATTTTCATTTAGTAAAATATTATCTTTAAGTCGCCGTTATAAATCATATAAAATTTACAACAAAATAAGCTTATGGATGAAACTTTTACAACAACATTAAATGGAATTGCCAACCAGGCTCTGATGGACGAGAACGGACAAGATAATCTGGGTGCTGACGATTTGATATTTTACAATTCAATTCGTGCTGATTTGGACCTTTTGAACAAAAAACCCAAGGTACAAACTATACACCAGATACTTGACTACTCTAAAAGCTTGCGTTAAGTATTCCGAACTTGCTGGTTCATAAATCATAATTGTTGATTGAAGCGGATGTTTGAAAAAAACTGAAACCAAAATGCAGCGTGATTTATGAACCTTTCTATTTTTATATAGATTGTGTAATTAATTATAATTTCATATATATTATAATATGTATGAACGCATCATCTTTACCCTGAAATTTTCTTAATTTTAAAAATGCTTAAGGCCGAACGTTACCGCCATTTTGTTGAATATTTTTCAAAAAACCAACCCAATCCCGTTACCGAGCTGCATTACGATAATCCTTTTCAACTATTGGTAGCCGTGATCCTGTCGGCACAGTGTACAGATAAGCGCATTAACCAGGTTACCCCAAAGTTATTTGAGCGTTTTCCCACGCCCGAAGATCTGGCGGCATCAACTCCTGAAGAGGTTTTTACTTATATACGGAGTGTTAGTTACCCTAATAATAAAGCCAAACATTTAGTTGGGATGGGTAAAATGCTGGTAGATGTTTTTAACAGTGAGGTGCCTGCCGGTATCGAAAACCTGCAAAAAATGCCGGGTGTTGGTCGTAAAACCGCCAATGTTATTGCATCTGTAATTTTCGAAGAGCCGGCTATGGCTGTAGATACGCATGTGTTCAGGGTATCCAACAGGATCGGCCTTACCCATAATGCAACCACACCGCTGGCTGTTGAAAAACAGCTGATCAAGCACATCCCGAAAGAATATATAGGTGTTGCCCATCACTGGCTCATATTACATGGCCGGTATATTTGTTTGGCACGAAGTCCTAAGTGCGAGATATGCCCGCTAACCTGGTTCTGTAAATATTATGAACATAACAATACCGAAACCGCCTTACTAAAAGCTGAAGCTGCTAAGGTCAAAAAAGCCAAAGAAGCCAAAAAGAAAAAAGCGTTGAATACCATTGCGAAGGAATTGAAGAAGCGCAGTGTGGATAAAGATATTTGATTGCTATTGACCGGTTAGGTAAGTTTATCTGTTATTATTAAGACTTGTTATCCTGAGGAACGAAGGATCCGTTAATCAACCTGTATATCGTATAATAGATACTTCACTCCGTTCAGCATGACAAATATTTAAGCGAATAAATAATTACTAAAAAAATTAGTATTTTTAAATAAAACATTTATATATTTGTTTTAGAAATTTTTAAGATGAGCAATACAGATAAATTGAAGGCATTACAGCTTACTTTAGATAAGCTGGAAAAATCATACGGAAAAGGCACCATCATGAAATTAGGTGATTCCGTTATTGAACCTACAGAAGTTATATCAACCGGCTCTTTAGGCCTGGATATCGCGTTAGGTGTTGGCGGCTTACCTAAAGGAAGGGTTATTGAAATATATGGACCAGAATCATCAGGTAAAACCACACTGGCTATACATGCTATTGCTGAGTCGCAGAAAAAAGGTGGTATTGCCGCGTTTATTGATGCTGAGCATGCTTTCGATCGTTTTTACGCTAAGAAATTAGGTGTTGACGTAGAGAATCTGCTAATATCCCAGCCAGATAATGGTGAGCAGGCATTAGAAATTGCTGATAACCTGATTCGCTCGGGTGCTATAGATATTCTGGTGGTCGACTCTGTTGCAGCGTTGGTCCCCAAAGCGGAGATCGAAGGCGAAATGGGCGACTCCAAAATGGGCTTACACGCACGTTTAATGTCGCAGGCTTTGCGTAAATTAACAGGTACTATCAGCAAAACCGGATGCTGCTGTATATTTATCAACCAATTGCGCGATAAGATTGGTGTAATGTTTGGTAACCCGGAAACCACTACCGGTGGTAATGCCCTGAAATTTTATGCTTCGGTACGTTTGGATGTACGCCGTATATCACAAATTAAAGATACCGATGAGGTTTCTGGTAACCGTGTTAAAGTGAAGATCGTTAAAAATAAAGTTGCTCCTCCGTTCCGCGTAGCAGAGTTTGATATCATGTTCGGTGAAGGTATTTCAAAAGCCGGCGAGATCATCGACCTGGGGGTTGAATACAACATCATTAAAAAAGCTGGTTCATGGTTTAGCTATGGCGAAACCCGTTTAGGTCAGGGTCGCGATGCAGTTAAGCAATTGATTCTGGATAATCCTGA
This region of Mucilaginibacter inviolabilis genomic DNA includes:
- the uvrA gene encoding excinuclease ABC subunit UvrA codes for the protein MTKEAEKDPQKHIIIKGARVHNLKNMDVAIPKNKLVVVTGMSGSGKSSLAFDTLYAEGQRRYVESLSSYARQFLGRMNKPDVDYIKGIAPAIAIEQKVITSNPRSTVGTSTEIYDYLKLLFSRIGKTISPVSGQIVKKDSVTDVVNFILSLPNESQVTILAPLYPHNNRSLKEELAVLMQKGFVRVEYLNKLSKIEALLEDESIDNTSLVAEVHGDKKAKGKKLKAESNEPVTIEEETPTHYPGVRIVIDRISKNEEDETVSRLGDSVQTAFFEGKGDCYVRYQEPDADGEQERFFCDRFELDGIKFEEPSPNFFSFNNPYGACKKCEGYGKVIGIDEDLVIPDKSKSIYEGAIAPWRGEKMREWNDTLIKHALQFDFPIHRQYNQLTEKQQRLLWTGNKYFRGLDEFFQEMEAQTYKIQYRVMLSRYRGKTTCPECKGSRLRRDASYVKISERSITDVVLMPLDKALEFFKGLQLNETDAKVGKRLLMEITNRLSFLNDVGLSYLTLNRLSNTLSGGESQRINLATSLGSSLVGSVYVLDEPSIGLHPRDTQRLISVLKSLRDVGNTVLVVEHEEEIMKAADHIIDIGPEAGTHGGELIFTGTYNEIIKDDNSLTGRYLSGKEEIAIPAHRRKWNDYIEIKGARENNLQHVTAKFPLGVLTVVTGVSGSGKTSLVKRILAPALQKVLGNYSGEQTGSYDSIDGDYAKIEQVELVDQNPIGRSSRSNPVTYVKAWDEIRNLYASQPAAKAAGLKPSAFSFNVEGGRCDVCQGEGEVKIEMQFMADIFLTCETCGGNRFKQHILDITYNEKNVAEVLHMTIDEALIFFAKEPKIIAKIKPLVDVGLGYVQLGQSSNTLSGGEAQRIKLASFLVKGNNTHKTLFIFDEPTTGLHFADIKKLLKSFDALLEHGNTIIVIEHNMDVIKCADWIIDIGPEGGDRGGKVVFEGIPEDLIKEKKSHTGHYLKERF
- a CDS encoding RNA polymerase sigma factor, with amino-acid sequence MDFQLKSDQDLIHLYIAGDEAGLVELIRRYQTKIYTSIYLLVKDEYLAEDIFQDTFIKVINTLKAGKYNEEGKFLPWVTRIAHNLVIDHFRREKRAPMISNGDDFDIFEVLGNYDESTEDRMVREQTHKDLKTLIQLLPSEQKEVLIMRHFGDMSFKEIADITEVSINTALGRMRYALNNLRKMMQSKELSLKN
- the nth gene encoding endonuclease III, which produces MLKAERYRHFVEYFSKNQPNPVTELHYDNPFQLLVAVILSAQCTDKRINQVTPKLFERFPTPEDLAASTPEEVFTYIRSVSYPNNKAKHLVGMGKMLVDVFNSEVPAGIENLQKMPGVGRKTANVIASVIFEEPAMAVDTHVFRVSNRIGLTHNATTPLAVEKQLIKHIPKEYIGVAHHWLILHGRYICLARSPKCEICPLTWFCKYYEHNNTETALLKAEAAKVKKAKEAKKKKALNTIAKELKKRSVDKDI
- the recA gene encoding recombinase RecA, whose translation is MSNTDKLKALQLTLDKLEKSYGKGTIMKLGDSVIEPTEVISTGSLGLDIALGVGGLPKGRVIEIYGPESSGKTTLAIHAIAESQKKGGIAAFIDAEHAFDRFYAKKLGVDVENLLISQPDNGEQALEIADNLIRSGAIDILVVDSVAALVPKAEIEGEMGDSKMGLHARLMSQALRKLTGTISKTGCCCIFINQLRDKIGVMFGNPETTTGGNALKFYASVRLDVRRISQIKDTDEVSGNRVKVKIVKNKVAPPFRVAEFDIMFGEGISKAGEIIDLGVEYNIIKKAGSWFSYGETRLGQGRDAVKQLILDNPELQEELETKIKETVTGESLVEE